The region GCTCTAGAATCGATGACACATTTTCGATGGGCGTGATGTAGTGCAGTTCAGCGATATCCGCCCGATTCACTCCTCTTCCCTTTCTGCTTCCTGCTCTATGCGGTACTCGCTGCCCAGTTCATGACAGATTCACTTCAAATATGCACACTATTAGGCAGGCAGAATACTCGCTTTGCCCCACGGTGACAAGGCGCAAGCTAGTCAGCGATCCGGCCGAAGCAGAAACAGATGGCCCGGCGTTTTGCCGCGCTGGTCGCTGTTGCCGAAGCGGGGGATGGCGGGAAACCGTGCCGTGCAGAGCCGGGCGAGCCGGCGCTCCGTGAGCTTGTCTCCTTCGGAGAGGAAGGCCGCCACTGGCTGCACGCGCGGATGGCTGGTCAGATGGTCGAGGTGCCAGCGCCGAGCTTTGTCGAGGCGCAGATGCCGAGCGAGCCGATGCCCCAAGGTTGCGGAGCGGCCGCGGGCCGACCCGACATAGCCGTAGAGACCAGGCGCAAAGGACAGGCGCCCCAACGCTCCGACCCGGATCGTCTCTCCCGGGACTTTCAGGACCAACAGGTAGACGCCCTGGGCGCCGGCCACCGGCTCAAGGGAGCTTACCCGCCTCAAACCCCAGGCTCGAAAGATCCTCGCTAAGGCGGGCGGCATCCTGCGGGCACTTCGCGCGTCCAGAGGAGGCACCGATATTCACCACTGCTCCCGTTTCGCCCGTTCCGCCAGGATGTCCGCGAGGCGGGTCGGCTCGGGAATCCGGTAGCCCTTGCCGCAGGCGAGGGCGATCTCGACGGCCCGGGCCAGGTTGATCCTGTGGCCGATCGAGACGAAGACGGGCCGCACCCGGTCTCTCGTGCGCAGCACGGACCCGATGACGCGCCCTTGACCATCATAGAGGGAGGAGGACGACCCGCGGGAGGCTCCCGGCTCGTCATAGGTGCCGAACAGGAGCGACTTGGCGCAGCCGATGGTGGGCCGGTCCAGGAGGACGCCGAGGTGGCAGGCGATCCCCGCGGCCCGCGGGTGGGCGAGGCCCTGGCCGTCCACGAAGATCACGTCCGGCTCGTGCTCGAGCTTGACAAAGGCCTTGAGCAAGGCGGGGGCTTCGCGGAAGGACAGGAGGCCCGGCACGTAGGGAAACCGCAGGCGGTCCGACAGGGTGACGGTCTCCACCGGCTCCAGGCCGGGGAACGAGAGGACGACGAGGGCGACGTAGATCCGATCGGCGGCCTTGTCGAAGGCGCAGTCCGCGCCGGCCACCAGCTTCGGGGTCTTCACCGCCCCCTTTGGGATGACCCGGATGCGCAGCCGCTCCTGGATCTTGACGGCTTCACGGGGGGTGACCTCCCAGGAGTGGAACGGATGGACCTTCATCGTCCGGCCGAATTCCGGCTACGATCAGCCCTCGTGCCGCGACAGGCGCGCAAGCCGTCCCTGCACGTGGGTCCAGTGCGTGCCGGGCCAGTAGATGCGCCTGCAGCCGGGACACCGGACGAAGGTTCGGTGCTGGGCGGCGACAAAGGGGGGAACGCGGAGGGTCGCTTCCTCATGCGCGAGCGGCTCCAGCAGCCGGTTGCAGACGACGCAGCGGGGATCGGTCCGGTCGTCCAGGGCCAGCCTGATCTGCAGCTCCCGTTGGAGCTGCCGCAACTGGTCCCCCAGGTCGTCGCTGGCCAGGAGGGTATGCCGGCCGCGCAGGACCTTCCGCTTGACCAGGTAGCCATCGCGCGTTAGGAGCCAGCGGTCCTCCAGAAGGACGCGCTCAATCAGCGTATGATCCGGCAAGGCCCGCTCATAGGCCGTGT is a window of Nitrospirota bacterium DNA encoding:
- the nfi gene encoding deoxyribonuclease V (cleaves DNA at apurinic or apyrimidinic sites), which gives rise to MKVHPFHSWEVTPREAVKIQERLRIRVIPKGAVKTPKLVAGADCAFDKAADRIYVALVVLSFPGLEPVETVTLSDRLRFPYVPGLLSFREAPALLKAFVKLEHEPDVIFVDGQGLAHPRAAGIACHLGVLLDRPTIGCAKSLLFGTYDEPGASRGSSSSLYDGQGRVIGSVLRTRDRVRPVFVSIGHRINLARAVEIALACGKGYRIPEPTRLADILAERAKREQW
- a CDS encoding Mut7-C RNAse domain-containing protein — its product is MGTDARPRAFLADAMLGRLARWLRMLGYDTAYERALPDHTLIERVLLEDRWLLTRDGYLVKRKVLRGRHTLLASDDLGDQLRQLQRELQIRLALDDRTDPRCVVCNRLLEPLAHEEATLRVPPFVAAQHRTFVRCPGCRRIYWPGTHWTHVQGRLARLSRHEG
- a CDS encoding GIY-YIG nuclease family protein, with amino-acid sequence MAGAQGVYLLVLKVPGETIRVGALGRLSFAPGLYGYVGSARGRSATLGHRLARHLRLDKARRWHLDHLTSHPRVQPVAAFLSEGDKLTERRLARLCTARFPAIPRFGNSDQRGKTPGHLFLLRPDR